The genomic interval CGGCTTAGTATCCACCTGCTCACTGCCGACACTCATGGCAAACAAGGCATTATCGACCAGCAGCTCGGAATAAAATCCGTGCGGATCCAACCTGGAGATGAAACCCGGCAGAAGGAAGGCTATGTCACCCAATTAGGTGCTGGCAAGGTGATTGCCATTGGGCAGGGCGCAAATGATGCTGGGATGCTGCAGGCAGCTGCACTGGGAATCTGCGTGATTTCCGCGGAAGGTACCGCTGTAGAAACCTTACTGGCAGCCGATCTGGTCGTCAGCAGT from Anaerolineales bacterium carries:
- a CDS encoding ATPase P, with the translated sequence MIELSIPGRGLIQLHHLVCDVNGTLAVDGLLLDGVKQRLSDLHDRLSIHLLTADTHGKQGIIDQQLGIKSVRIQPGDETRQKEGYVTQLGAGKVIAIGQGANDAGMLQAAALGICVISAEGTAVETLLAADLVVSSVFDALDLLEKPLRIVATLRK